One stretch of Halalkalicoccus tibetensis DNA includes these proteins:
- the fmdA gene encoding formamidase, with protein MPETVIEVDVEAPADEQPTSVHNRWHPDIPSVVTVDPGDQVRVECLDWTGGQITDDDNANEVRDVDLNQVHYLSGPIEVAGAEPGDLLVMDILDIGALNERWEYGFTGIFSQENGGGFLTDHFPDAAKAIWDFHGTKTTSRHIPDVRFEGMIHPGLVGTAPSQELLEAWNEREQTLMDQHAEDPESIHNHPTGEENPPVANPPDTDAAVMGEMGDEEAEAAAQEGARTVPPRENGGNCDIKDLSLGTRVYFPVYVEGGKLSMGDIHFSQGDGEITFCGAIEMAGYLDIELDLIKDGMEKHGIDHPIFEPGHRGPNFEDYIVFEGYSVTEDGEQHYIDPHVAYRRAALEAIEYLKKFGYTGEQAYMLLSTVPVEGRQSGMVDIPNACSTLAIPKGVFEFDISPSELGDTSDRGQVAITDDPLGN; from the coding sequence ATGCCAGAAACCGTAATAGAAGTAGACGTGGAGGCTCCAGCGGACGAACAGCCGACCTCAGTCCACAATCGGTGGCATCCAGATATCCCATCCGTCGTGACGGTCGATCCGGGCGATCAGGTTCGTGTTGAGTGTCTCGATTGGACTGGCGGTCAGATCACAGATGACGATAATGCAAACGAAGTCCGGGATGTTGATCTCAATCAAGTCCACTATCTGAGTGGGCCAATTGAGGTTGCAGGTGCTGAGCCCGGGGACCTACTTGTTATGGATATTCTCGATATCGGCGCACTCAATGAGCGCTGGGAGTATGGCTTTACGGGCATTTTCTCCCAGGAAAACGGTGGAGGATTCCTTACGGATCACTTCCCGGACGCCGCAAAGGCGATTTGGGACTTTCACGGAACGAAAACGACCTCCCGGCACATCCCCGATGTCCGTTTTGAAGGGATGATCCATCCCGGACTGGTCGGGACGGCCCCATCACAGGAACTGCTTGAGGCATGGAACGAGCGCGAACAGACGCTCATGGATCAGCATGCCGAAGACCCCGAATCGATCCACAACCACCCAACTGGAGAAGAAAATCCGCCTGTCGCGAATCCGCCGGACACGGATGCAGCAGTCATGGGTGAGATGGGCGACGAGGAAGCCGAGGCAGCCGCCCAAGAGGGAGCCCGGACGGTTCCACCGCGAGAAAACGGCGGCAATTGTGATATCAAGGACCTCTCGCTCGGGACTCGGGTGTACTTCCCAGTCTACGTCGAGGGCGGGAAGCTCTCGATGGGGGACATCCACTTCTCACAGGGCGACGGTGAGATCACGTTCTGTGGCGCGATCGAGATGGCCGGCTATCTCGATATCGAGCTCGATCTCATCAAAGACGGGATGGAAAAACACGGGATCGATCATCCGATCTTTGAACCCGGCCACCGTGGCCCCAACTTCGAGGACTACATCGTCTTTGAAGGATACTCGGTGACCGAGGATGGCGAGCAACACTATATTGACCCGCACGTCGCCTATCGGCGTGCAGCACTCGAAGCTATCGAGTACCTCAAGAAGTTTGGGTACACTGGTGAACAGGCCTATATGCTTCTTTCAACCGTCCCTGTTGAGGGCCGGCAGAGTGGGATGGTCGACATCCCTAATGCCTGTTCGACGCTCGCGATTCCCAAAGGTGTATTCGAGTTCGATATCAGTCCCTCTGAGCTCGGTGATACGTCGGACCGGGGCCAAGTCGCGATAACTGACGATCCACTAGGAAACTGA
- a CDS encoding SprT-like domain-containing protein: MQRSAGVAIYDQQSEQITIRLSWDAYEAYGWEQFSRVVRHELIHAWQYHEYSKADHGSTFKQWVEPLETDRHCEQYAEPNYWVICEECGSRDPRYRRSKVVKQPEKYSCGRCGGAISIEYV; the protein is encoded by the coding sequence ATGCAGCGCTCGGCCGGCGTTGCGATCTACGACCAGCAGAGTGAGCAGATCACGATTCGCCTCTCGTGGGATGCTTATGAAGCGTATGGATGGGAGCAGTTTTCTCGAGTCGTGCGCCACGAGTTAATTCATGCTTGGCAGTATCACGAGTACAGCAAGGCCGATCACGGGTCGACTTTCAAACAGTGGGTTGAACCGTTGGAGACGGATCGTCATTGTGAGCAGTACGCTGAGCCGAACTACTGGGTCATCTGTGAGGAGTGTGGAAGTCGTGATCCACGATATCGCCGATCGAAGGTCGTGAAACAACCCGAGAAGTACTCATGTGGGCGGTGTGGCGGTGCGATCTCGATCGAGTATGTGTAG
- a CDS encoding transposase: protein MRYNYRYRLKPTDELHERLAWTVDTCRQVYNHFLHRLNRVDGTSAYSEQLLLPNLKREWSDLKDVHSKVLQKVVQRLYDNLSTLKGRKDNGYRIGELKWKAPQEYRSIKYSQTGFKLNNTSGRPVLSLSKIGDVPMVYHREVPDDATIKEVVVKQEPTGEWFAVLGIETENDAPPKPENPERCVGIDVGILKYAHDSDGTAVEGPDLSDERERLERAQRDLSRKQHGSANYHKQQRVVAQRHADLKRKRRDFLHKLSNYYAREYDLVAVEDLDAKGLMELPSNSRNRASASWATFLRMLEYKCDREGTHFVAVDPRGTTKECSNCGVSTDKPLWVREHSCPSCRFEADRDLNAAYNILSRGLTEIGVVHPDSMPAETALPVGTDSVPAKRVVETGSPVLSEAVRPSRAG, encoded by the coding sequence ATGCGCTACAACTACAGGTATCGACTCAAACCCACCGACGAACTCCACGAGCGGTTAGCGTGGACCGTCGATACCTGCCGGCAGGTCTACAACCACTTCCTTCACCGACTCAACCGAGTAGACGGAACCTCCGCCTACTCCGAACAGTTACTCCTACCGAACCTCAAACGCGAGTGGTCCGACCTGAAGGACGTTCACTCGAAGGTCCTTCAGAAAGTCGTACAACGTCTGTACGACAACCTCTCGACGTTAAAGGGGCGGAAGGACAACGGCTACCGCATCGGCGAACTCAAGTGGAAAGCCCCGCAGGAATATCGCTCGATCAAGTACAGTCAAACCGGCTTCAAGCTCAACAACACGAGCGGTCGGCCTGTACTCTCTCTTTCCAAGATCGGCGACGTTCCGATGGTCTACCACCGCGAGGTTCCCGACGACGCCACGATCAAAGAGGTCGTCGTGAAGCAGGAACCCACGGGCGAATGGTTCGCTGTTCTCGGGATCGAAACCGAGAACGACGCGCCACCGAAGCCCGAGAATCCCGAGCGGTGCGTCGGCATCGACGTGGGTATCCTGAAGTACGCTCACGACAGCGACGGAACCGCCGTCGAAGGTCCCGACCTCTCCGACGAACGCGAGCGGTTGGAGCGCGCACAACGCGACCTCTCGCGGAAACAACACGGCTCGGCGAACTACCACAAACAACAGCGCGTCGTGGCCCAACGCCACGCCGACCTGAAGCGAAAGCGTCGGGACTTCCTTCACAAGCTCTCGAACTACTACGCTCGGGAATACGACCTTGTGGCGGTCGAAGATCTCGACGCGAAAGGTCTGATGGAACTTCCATCGAACAGCCGCAACCGTGCCTCGGCGTCATGGGCAACGTTCCTCCGAATGTTGGAGTACAAGTGCGACCGCGAAGGCACGCATTTCGTCGCCGTCGATCCGCGCGGGACGACGAAAGAGTGTTCCAACTGTGGCGTTTCGACCGACAAACCGCTGTGGGTTCGGGAACACTCGTGTCCTTCGTGCCGGTTCGAGGCGGACCGCGACCTCAACGCCGCCTACAACATCCTTTCTCGCGGACTCACCGAAATAGGGGTGGTTCACCCCG